Part of the Brassica oleracea var. oleracea cultivar TO1000 chromosome C8, BOL, whole genome shotgun sequence genome is shown below.
AGAAAACAAAAAAAGGGGAAAGAAAGTCTATAAAAAGAGACGCTTGGGGGAGATGCATGGGTCCACTTCCTTCTTCTAACTACTCTCTCTCTCACTCTTCTCACATTTCTCTATCTGATCGAGAAAATGGATTCGATCTCCTTCGACACCGTGAAAGCAGAGAAAGCCAAGGCGCTGCATCGTTTGCAGAGCATTGGTTTCCTCTTCCGCGTAACAGAGATCTGCCTCGCTCTTCTCTTACTCTGCTGGATCTTCTCCTCCCTTCCTTTCGCCGCTCGAATCTCCGGCGAGTTTCTCCGTCGTCTCGCTTGCGTCGTCTCCTCTCCTCTCTTCATGTTCGTCCTCGGTAACTCCATCGTCGTCGCTCTTCTCACCACCAAATCCACCGTCTTCTCCAACGGCGTCCACGGCGGAGGAGAGGCGGATATCTACGACGCGTTCATCAGATCCGGTGAGAATCGCGCCAGTTCTTCCGACGTCAGAGGTATCCCGGAAGAGACCACCGTTTACGACGACAAACAGATGATCGGCACTGAAACAGATTCGGCTTCAAATTCAAATTCAATTCCGACGGTGGCGCGTGAAGATCACGCGACAACCGAACCGGAGAAGGAAACGGTTACTGATTTAGTGAAGGATCATTCTCCTCCTCCGACGAAGGTCTATCGAAGAAGCAAATCGGAAAGACAGAGACTAGATACTGTGATGAAACCGAAGCCTTCGCTCCGGCGATCGGAGACAGAGAAGTGCCGTGAAACCGTTAAGCCGTGCGAAGAAGTGCCGTTTCCGGAGGATAATCTGACAAACGAAGAGTTTCAGAAAACGATCGAAGCATTCATCGCCAAACAGTTGATTTTCCGTCGCCGAGAATCCCTCGCCGTCGTTATCCCATAATAACCACATCTAAAATGAATATATATATACATAACTATATATGTATCTTCGAGTTCGAACCAACAAGCACAGTTTTGTAAGGAAGAGACATCAAGACAAAGCACAAATTTAACAGCATAGAAGATTGATCGATCTCTGTTTTGTCCTTTCGTTGTTGGTTCGAATACGTATAGCTTCTAAAATGTTCGAATCAAGTTTGTTTTTAAAGATTTTGCATTTAGAACATGAACTATATGAATAGTGCTTCTCTGTTTCTCCTAATGTTCACGATTTTTAAATAATTACATAGTATCTTGTCCTTTTTCTATTGGTTCAGCAAGTGTCACTTCCCTGAAGTGGTAATAAAACAAACTTGGAGTAGAAACTATGTTTCGTTACATTATTGGCTTTACCAAATTACTTTAGTGCAACTGCAATCCAAGAAAAGAAAGCGTCGTTACATAATGTTATGTAATGAAATCTATGAGTGCATATTTTGAAGTTAGTAAGCCTTTGGTTTAGTACATAATGTCTACTACTCACTATTGAAGTACAAGCATTTTACTAGATAACTATATTCTGACCCGTCCTTTTTAGGTTTAATGCTTTAAGGGCATATATATTTTTTGTTTTACATCTTTTTAGGTCTTTTCAATTGGTAATTTAAATATAGGTCTAATGGCATAAATCATAATAAATAATATTCTAAATAATGATAAAAATAAAAAAAATAATAGTTGGACCATACTTTTATCAATGAGTCACACTGCTATTTTAATAGAATAGATGTTAGAACACGATCTTGATTATCTTCATCATAAAACTTAGTTTTCGATTTTATTCTCAACTAATATATATTAAAAAATCCAATCTCTAAAAATATCACGGAAAATCTATTCACTATATAAATTTTCCTATGAAAAAGGTGTTATCGTTCTAAGAACATCTCAAACTAATTTTTATGTATTTTTTAAAACATAAAAATAATATTAAAGAGGTAAATTTTGATCTAACGTATTTCTCTATAATATGTTTATTTTATTTTTGAGATAAAACATATATAAATGTTGTTTTTATTCTATATACAGAGACAAAACAACATTTTCTATATTTTTCCTCATATATATATATATATATATATATAAGTCCATTTTTCAGCACATATTTATAGATTTTGAATATAATACAATCTAATGAATAATCTTGTATTAATTAAATTGGA
Proteins encoded:
- the LOC106309752 gene encoding uncharacterized protein LOC106309752 — translated: MDSISFDTVKAEKAKALHRLQSIGFLFRVTEICLALLLLCWIFSSLPFAARISGEFLRRLACVVSSPLFMFVLGNSIVVALLTTKSTVFSNGVHGGGEADIYDAFIRSGENRASSSDVRGIPEETTVYDDKQMIGTETDSASNSNSIPTVAREDHATTEPEKETVTDLVKDHSPPPTKVYRRSKSERQRLDTVMKPKPSLRRSETEKCRETVKPCEEVPFPEDNLTNEEFQKTIEAFIAKQLIFRRRESLAVVIP